The proteins below come from a single Hippocampus zosterae strain Florida chromosome 5, ASM2543408v3, whole genome shotgun sequence genomic window:
- the LOC127600296 gene encoding uncharacterized protein LOC127600296 isoform X2, producing MSFGLEKCSRMVTNRGKVVRTEGVSLPEGTIADIEDSYKYLGIPQANGNLKLATRKAATAKYLQRVRQVLRSQLNGKNKTRAINSYALPVIRYPAGIIRWPKEEIQTTDVRTRKLLTMHGGFHPKSSTLRLYASRKEGGRGLVSVRATVQDETSKLHEYIMEKAPTDDVLRECLRQWGTEDEALEEGPSWEGKPLHGMYHRTITEVADLKKSYQWLERAGLKDSTEALILAAQEQALSTRAIEAQIYHTRQDPRCRLCKEAPETIQHITAGCKMLAGKAYMERHNQVAGIVYRNICAEYGLETPRSKWETPPKVVENDRAKILWDFQIQTDKMVMANQPDILIIDEGQRKAVVVDVAVPNDGNIRKKEHEKLEKYQGLREELERAWKIPGTTSDISVQKCAVLGTARILRRTLKLPGLW from the coding sequence atgtcattcgggcttgagaaatgtagtcggatggtgactaatagaggaaaggtagtccgcactgaaggggtctcactccctgaaggaacaatagcagacattgaggacagttacaagtacctcggaataccacaagccaatggcaacctcaaactggccacaaggaaagcggctacggccaaatacctccagcgagtgaggcaagtcctaagaagccagctcaacggcaagaataagacccgggcaataaacagctatgccctgccagtgatcagataccctgcaggaataataaggtggccaaaggaagagattcagaccacggacgttaggacccggaagctcctaaccatgcatggagggttccatcccaaatccagcaccctgagactgtacgcaagccgaaaggaaggaggccgaggactagtgagtgtgagagccactgtccaggatgaaacatccaagctccatgaatacataatggagaaggctccaacggatgacgtactaagagaatgtctcagacaatggggaacagaagatgaggcgctggaagagggaccatcatgggagggcaagcccctacacgggatgtaccaccggaccataactgaagtggccgatctcaagaagtcctatcagtggctagagagggctggcctgaaggacagcacagaggcactcatcctggctgctcaggagcaggccctgagcaccagagccattgaggcccagatataccacaccagacaagacccaaggtgtaggttgtgcaaagaggcacctgagacgatccaacacataactgcagggtgtaagatgctggcagggaaagcctacatggaacgccataaccaggtggctggcatagtctaccgaaacatctgtgcggagtatggactggaaaccccaaggtcaaaatgggaaacacctccgaaggtggtggagaatgacagagcgaagatcctgtgggacttccagatccagactgacaagatggtaatggcgaaccaaccagatatcctgatcatagatgaagggcagaggaaagccgttgtagtggatgtagcggtcccaaatgatggaaacatcagaaagaaggaacacgagaaactcgagaaataccaagggctcagagaggagctggagagagcctggaag